In Candidatus Flexicrinis affinis, the following are encoded in one genomic region:
- a CDS encoding circularly permuted type 2 ATP-grasp protein, whose amino-acid sequence MSTLSFLLDHYPLHADAYDETFESDGSPRAPYRALVEKLSELSAEELAFRQRAADLTFLNQGITFTVYGDTQGTERTFPFDLLPRILSGKEWAHIEAGLTQRLTALNLFLHDIYHDGKIFKDKVVPYPLIASSKHYRREMRGVAVPHGAYVNICGTDLVRLPGGEFAVLEDNLRVPSGVSYMLANRQVAKNVFPRVFRNYGVRPVDHYGQALLTTLQSLVPQVESPNIVLLSPGVFNSAYYEHTFLARQMGIQLVEGRDLLVHDNVVYMRTTSGLQRVDVIYRRIDDDFLDPLTFRADSGLGVNGLFNAYRAGSVALANAVGTGIADDKAVYAYVPQIIKYYLGEEPLLPNIETFILDDPAQRQHVIGHIDKMVVKAVGEAGGYGMLIGPHSTTAEQQQFVTAINANPRNYVAQPTLALSTAPCFIEGNIEPRHIDLRPFVLFGKNVTIVPGGLTRVALRRGSLVVNSSQGGGSKDTWVLDE is encoded by the coding sequence ATGTCGACGCTCTCCTTCCTGCTGGACCATTACCCGCTCCACGCGGACGCCTACGACGAGACATTCGAGTCCGATGGATCGCCGCGTGCGCCGTATCGCGCGCTGGTCGAAAAGCTCTCCGAACTGTCGGCGGAGGAGTTGGCCTTCCGTCAGCGCGCCGCCGACCTGACCTTCCTCAATCAGGGCATCACGTTCACGGTCTACGGCGACACGCAGGGGACCGAGCGCACCTTCCCGTTCGATCTGCTTCCGCGCATCCTCAGCGGCAAGGAATGGGCGCACATCGAGGCCGGCCTCACCCAGCGCCTGACCGCGCTCAACCTGTTCCTGCACGACATCTACCACGATGGCAAGATCTTCAAGGACAAGGTCGTGCCGTATCCGCTGATCGCCAGCAGCAAGCATTACCGGCGCGAAATGCGCGGCGTGGCCGTACCGCACGGGGCCTACGTCAATATCTGTGGCACCGACCTCGTCAGGCTTCCCGGCGGCGAATTCGCCGTGCTGGAGGATAACCTGCGCGTGCCGAGCGGCGTCAGCTACATGCTGGCCAATCGTCAGGTCGCCAAGAACGTGTTCCCGCGTGTGTTCCGCAACTACGGCGTGCGCCCGGTCGATCACTACGGCCAAGCCCTGCTCACGACGCTGCAGTCGCTGGTGCCGCAAGTCGAGTCGCCGAACATCGTGCTGCTCAGCCCCGGCGTGTTCAACTCCGCCTACTACGAGCACACCTTCCTCGCCCGCCAGATGGGCATTCAGTTGGTCGAGGGGCGCGACCTGCTCGTGCACGATAACGTTGTCTATATGCGCACGACCAGCGGCTTGCAGCGCGTCGACGTGATCTACCGCCGCATCGATGACGATTTCCTCGACCCGCTGACCTTCCGCGCCGACTCGGGGCTGGGTGTCAACGGGCTGTTCAACGCCTACCGCGCCGGATCGGTGGCGCTCGCCAATGCGGTCGGCACCGGCATCGCCGACGACAAGGCGGTTTACGCCTACGTCCCCCAGATCATCAAGTACTACCTCGGCGAGGAGCCGCTGCTGCCCAACATCGAGACGTTCATCCTAGACGACCCGGCCCAGCGCCAGCACGTGATCGGCCACATCGACAAAATGGTCGTCAAGGCGGTGGGTGAAGCCGGCGGATACGGCATGTTGATCGGCCCACACAGCACAACCGCCGAACAACAACAGTTCGTCACGGCGATCAACGCCAACCCGCGCAACTACGTCGCTCAGCCAACGCTGGCGCTGTCGACCGCGCCGTGCTTCATCGAGGGCAACATCGAGCCGCGGCACATCGACCTGCGCCCGTTCGTGCTGTTCGGAAAGAACGTCACGATCGTCCCCGGCGGCCTCACGCGCGTCGCCCTGCGCCGGGGGTCGCTGGTCGTCAATTCGTCGCAGGGCGGCGGCAGCAAAGATACGTGGGTGCTCGATGAGTGA
- a CDS encoding alpha-E domain-containing protein, translating to MLSRVADSLYWMSRYLERAENTARLIDVYMNISLDVPDAYERERVRRLQQAFSIEPADEPDVDKLLQQLTFDATLGPSIIANITHARENARQVREQISSEMWTQINTLYLDVRYAKVDGIWQDAPHSFYNKVKEGSHLFQGITDATMNHNQGWHFIQLGRSIERVINLLRLMSVHFDDHVLTTHIDFATTRYFELVSVLKSVSAFEAYCKVYNANLQTGWITEFLLFNREFPRSLRFGVDKIQASLTTIADLTGRNKGTRLYRLAGRLQSMLSYDELGDIGDLHDYLDAVTEQIAEIHNLLFDTFITYSIDTAL from the coding sequence ATGCTGTCGCGGGTGGCCGACAGCCTGTACTGGATGAGCCGCTACCTCGAACGCGCCGAAAACACGGCCCGTCTGATCGACGTCTACATGAACATCAGCCTCGACGTGCCGGACGCCTACGAGCGCGAGCGCGTCCGCCGCTTGCAGCAGGCGTTCTCGATCGAACCCGCTGACGAGCCCGATGTCGACAAGCTGCTGCAGCAGCTCACCTTCGACGCGACCCTCGGCCCGTCGATCATCGCCAACATCACCCATGCCCGCGAGAACGCGCGGCAGGTGCGCGAACAGATCAGCAGCGAGATGTGGACGCAGATCAACACGCTGTATCTGGACGTGCGCTACGCCAAAGTTGACGGCATCTGGCAGGACGCGCCGCACAGCTTCTACAACAAGGTCAAGGAAGGGTCGCACCTGTTTCAAGGCATCACCGACGCAACCATGAACCACAATCAGGGCTGGCACTTCATCCAGCTTGGCCGGTCGATCGAGCGTGTCATCAACCTGCTGCGGCTGATGTCCGTCCACTTTGACGATCACGTGCTGACGACGCACATCGACTTCGCCACCACGCGCTACTTCGAGCTGGTGTCGGTGCTCAAGTCGGTCAGCGCGTTCGAGGCGTACTGTAAGGTGTACAACGCCAACCTGCAAACCGGTTGGATCACCGAGTTTCTGCTGTTCAACCGCGAGTTTCCGCGCTCGCTGCGGTTCGGCGTCGACAAGATACAGGCATCGCTGACGACCATCGCCGACCTGACCGGGCGCAACAAAGGGACCCGCCTTTACCGCCTTGCCGGGCGCTTGCAGTCGATGTTGAGTTACGATGAGTTGGGCGACATCGGCGATCTGCACGACTACCTCGACGCCGTCACCGAGCAGATCGCGGAGATTCACAACCTGCTGTTCGACACGTTCATCACCTATTCGATCGACACGGCCCTGTAG